A single Longimicrobium sp. DNA region contains:
- a CDS encoding pentapeptide repeat-containing protein, with amino-acid sequence MKARRVPVAAAVLALAACGGGEGENTGAAAADTVIAAAADTAPTVATVAVATVPQSCQSAAYSWSEGSIESGLPEPLDGASVSGRDALLALRESRGDTLIVVRGGNFSGSDFRGARLHNVCFIGTDLSGTDWRGADAHGVGFIRSNLSGAKLAGARMPGVLLRNPDMANVDASGADFSRGRIDGNVFGSFENLRLDRADLSGFRIDCGITQEDGCPDERSLSLRGANLTGASLHSWWFRADFAGARLDRTEVGLHQLRDLADAELAGPLVLRGGDATAEIDRDDYRVLLAGIRDPLLRDSLDDPAQITPGQPPAWLRPGAVVLFAEPVVSFDDAFRRHALFRRLVPVVLGSARARVVVEVNADGTIDAIGDAIGSNAHLCDMGGRRLRLDRATGWFSGPYEPTGDEPAEWRDRPMPVLRFWADRAEVYQGGHAYPGYPGRDPRFSDYMECGARAGFDTMVRLPVTDAEARVVREQPPLWDR; translated from the coding sequence ATGAAGGCGAGGCGGGTGCCCGTCGCGGCGGCCGTGCTGGCGCTGGCGGCGTGCGGCGGCGGCGAGGGCGAGAACACCGGCGCGGCCGCAGCCGACACCGTCATCGCGGCCGCCGCCGACACCGCCCCCACCGTGGCCACCGTGGCCGTGGCCACCGTGCCCCAGTCCTGTCAGTCGGCTGCGTACTCCTGGTCGGAAGGCTCCATCGAGTCAGGCTTGCCGGAGCCGCTAGACGGCGCGTCGGTCTCGGGGCGTGACGCCCTGCTGGCGCTGCGCGAGTCGCGTGGCGATACGTTGATCGTCGTTCGCGGCGGCAACTTCTCGGGCAGCGATTTCCGCGGCGCCCGCCTGCACAACGTCTGCTTCATCGGAACCGATCTGTCAGGCACCGACTGGCGCGGCGCCGACGCGCACGGCGTGGGCTTCATTCGCTCCAACCTCAGCGGGGCGAAGCTCGCGGGGGCGCGCATGCCCGGCGTGCTGCTGCGCAATCCCGACATGGCCAACGTCGACGCTTCCGGCGCCGACTTCTCCCGCGGCCGCATCGACGGGAACGTGTTCGGCAGCTTCGAGAACCTTCGGCTCGACCGTGCCGACCTCAGCGGCTTTCGCATCGATTGCGGAATCACCCAGGAAGATGGCTGCCCCGACGAGCGGTCGCTGAGCCTGCGCGGCGCGAACCTGACGGGCGCCAGTCTGCACAGCTGGTGGTTCCGCGCTGATTTTGCCGGCGCGCGCCTCGACCGGACCGAGGTCGGACTCCATCAGCTTCGCGACCTTGCCGACGCCGAGCTGGCAGGTCCCCTGGTTCTTCGCGGCGGCGATGCGACAGCCGAGATCGACCGCGACGACTATCGGGTCCTGCTCGCAGGCATCCGCGATCCGTTGCTCCGCGATTCGCTGGACGACCCGGCGCAGATCACGCCCGGCCAGCCGCCGGCCTGGCTCCGGCCGGGCGCGGTCGTCCTGTTCGCCGAGCCGGTGGTGTCGTTCGACGACGCCTTTCGGAGGCACGCCCTGTTTCGCCGTCTCGTTCCGGTGGTTCTAGGATCGGCACGGGCGCGCGTGGTGGTCGAGGTGAATGCCGACGGCACGATCGACGCCATCGGCGACGCGATTGGCTCCAACGCGCATCTCTGTGACATGGGAGGGCGGCGGCTTCGTCTCGATCGCGCGACCGGCTGGTTCTCCGGCCCCTATGAGCCCACCGGCGACGAGCCGGCGGAATGGCGCGACCGACCGATGCCGGTGCTGCGCTTCTGGGCCGATCGGGCCGAAGTCTATCAGGGGGGACACGCCTATCCCGGATATCCGGGGCGCGACCCCCGCTTCAGTGACTATATGGAATGCGGCGCCCGCGCCGGCTTCGATACGATGGTGCGCCTGCCCGTCACCGACGCCGAGGCTCGGGTGGTGCGCGAGCAGCCGCCACTGTGGGACCGGTGA